A single window of Nocardia sp. NBC_01327 DNA harbors:
- a CDS encoding ABC transporter ATP-binding protein, which yields MDPVPQPDPDLLIDFNDVTVRRSGHTLVGPVTWQVELDERWVVLGPNGAGKTSLLRMAAAEMYPTSGQANLLGETLGKVDINELRPRIGISSAAVAGRVPIDEKVADLVVSAGYAVMGRWREQYDEIDTDRAVDILESLGAEHLSDRTYGTLSEGERKRVLIARALMTDPELLLLDEPAAGLDLGGREELVERLGDLAADADAPATVLVTHHVEEIPPGFTHGLLLNEGSVVAQGLLEDVLTAENLSDAFRQSIALDRIDGRYFARRAQRFGRHRNR from the coding sequence ATGGACCCCGTGCCGCAACCGGATCCCGATCTGCTCATCGACTTCAACGATGTGACCGTCCGACGCTCGGGCCATACGCTCGTCGGCCCGGTCACCTGGCAGGTGGAACTCGACGAACGCTGGGTTGTGCTCGGCCCCAACGGCGCCGGCAAGACCTCCCTGCTGCGCATGGCCGCCGCGGAGATGTATCCGACGTCGGGTCAGGCCAATCTGCTCGGCGAGACGCTCGGCAAGGTCGATATCAACGAGTTGCGCCCGCGCATCGGAATCTCCTCCGCCGCGGTGGCCGGCCGCGTCCCGATCGACGAGAAGGTCGCCGATCTGGTGGTGTCGGCCGGTTATGCGGTCATGGGCCGCTGGCGTGAGCAGTACGACGAGATCGATACCGACCGTGCCGTGGACATTCTGGAAAGCCTGGGCGCCGAACATCTTTCCGATCGCACCTACGGCACGCTGTCGGAGGGTGAGCGCAAGCGGGTGCTGATCGCGCGGGCCCTCATGACCGATCCGGAACTGCTGCTGCTGGACGAGCCCGCGGCGGGCCTGGACCTGGGCGGCCGCGAGGAGCTGGTCGAGCGCCTCGGCGATCTGGCCGCGGATGCGGACGCCCCCGCGACCGTGCTGGTCACCCATCACGTGGAGGAGATCCCGCCCGGGTTCACCCACGGCCTGCTGCTCAATGAGGGCAGTGTGGTGGCGCAGGGCCTGCTCGAGGATGTCCTCACCGCCGAGAATCTGAGCGACGCGTTCCGGCAATCGATTGCGCTCGATCGCATCGACGGCCGCTATTTCGCGCGCCGCGCCCAGCGTTTCGGACGGCACCGCAACCGCTGA
- a CDS encoding MoaF-related domain-containing protein, whose amino-acid sequence MGRLSGVVALVAVALSAAGCVADPAPPHKVSASESAVGMSATSLPADLHGKSVLLSYDSGSGGTATFADDGRTITYIAADTGRKTTSPVVVEPLDTGVFLVTWTDEGSGAVVSQVQDYRTGKVQGTWSRHSDAAAAPAIETRTGSVHLAD is encoded by the coding sequence ATGGGTCGCTTATCCGGTGTCGTGGCGCTCGTGGCCGTCGCACTGTCCGCAGCCGGTTGTGTCGCCGATCCGGCGCCGCCGCACAAGGTTTCGGCCTCCGAATCCGCCGTCGGGATGAGCGCCACCAGCCTGCCGGCGGATCTGCACGGCAAGAGCGTGCTGCTGAGCTACGACAGCGGTTCGGGCGGGACCGCGACCTTCGCCGACGACGGCCGCACCATCACGTATATCGCCGCCGATACCGGCCGCAAGACCACCTCGCCCGTTGTTGTCGAGCCACTCGATACCGGCGTCTTCCTGGTTACCTGGACCGATGAGGGCAGCGGCGCGGTGGTCAGTCAGGTGCAGGACTATCGCACCGGCAAGGTGCAGGGCACCTGGTCCCGTCATTCCGATGCCGCGGCGGCCCCGGCCATCGAAACTCGCACGGGTTCGGTTCACCTGGCGGACTGA
- a CDS encoding NUDIX hydrolase, with the protein MLVRDGARGPEVFLQRRVVEMAFAAGMTVFPGGGVDRSDAAVTLDWAGPEPAWWAERFGTDAARAQTLVCAAVRETFEECGVLLAGPTADTVVSDTSIYAEARGQLERRELSFAEFLTREHLVLRADLLRPWDNWITPEVEPRRYDTRFFVAVLPEGQLADGATSEADVVTWSTPAEAIARWQQGLDVLLPPTWTQLDALREFGSTAEILAATRTIDPIMPIYNPDGHPALAFPLADRYFADLPKDARLRGSQRPE; encoded by the coding sequence ATGCTGGTGCGCGACGGAGCGCGCGGGCCCGAGGTGTTCCTGCAGCGCCGCGTCGTCGAGATGGCCTTCGCGGCCGGAATGACGGTCTTCCCCGGCGGCGGCGTGGACCGCTCCGATGCCGCCGTCACCCTCGACTGGGCCGGACCCGAACCCGCCTGGTGGGCCGAGCGGTTCGGCACCGATGCCGCGCGCGCCCAGACCCTGGTCTGCGCCGCCGTCCGGGAAACCTTCGAGGAGTGCGGCGTCCTGCTCGCCGGTCCGACCGCCGATACCGTCGTCTCCGACACCTCGATCTACGCCGAGGCGCGCGGGCAGCTGGAACGCCGCGAACTGTCCTTCGCCGAATTCCTCACCCGCGAACACCTGGTCCTGCGTGCCGATCTGCTGCGCCCGTGGGACAACTGGATCACCCCCGAGGTCGAGCCGCGCCGCTACGACACCCGCTTCTTCGTCGCGGTGCTCCCGGAGGGTCAGCTCGCCGACGGCGCCACCTCCGAGGCCGATGTGGTCACCTGGTCCACCCCCGCCGAGGCGATCGCCCGCTGGCAGCAGGGCCTGGACGTACTGCTGCCCCCGACCTGGACCCAGCTCGACGCCCTCCGCGAATTCGGCTCGACCGCAGAGATTCTCGCGGCCACCCGCACCATCGACCCGATCATGCCCATCTACAACCCGGACGGTCACCCGGCCCTGGCCTTCCCCCTCGCCGACCGCTACTTCGCCGACCTCCCCAAGGATGCCCGCCTCCGCGGCTCCCAGCGTCCGGAGTAG
- a CDS encoding amidase, whose product MRFDEYRAHDAVGLAELVARGEVHAAELLQLALDRCAEVDPVLDLVSLLMPEVGKELAERPGTGPLAGVPFLIKDLVQDYAGYPTSGGTGPLRAVRAERHSTAVERWLEAGLVIFGKTTTPEFGSKAITETRTFGATRNPWDPNRTPGGSSGGSAAAVAAGIVPVAGASDGGGSIRIPAGCTGLFGLKAGRGLVSSGPLSGDPLFGAVSEGVISRSVRDTAVMLDILSPPDPGGPFMVARPERPFREAVTELPRRLRIGFTHESPQGTPVDPEAVRAVEDMAHLLESLGHTVEPAAPVIDGKQLALDFMTVWTASAATELAQACRITGASPADFDIDTQVLAAVGRAVPATDLMTAHGRWNTYTRSLGEFHSTYDLLLTPTLAEPALRIGQNRTPAIADTLLPPLLRLGAGKLLSRTDFYVDLITANLSAVPFTQLANITGRPAMSVPSYWTETGLPLGTQFVGPPSSEYLLLQLAAEIESARPWFERVPADSLLQKAAR is encoded by the coding sequence ATGAGGTTCGACGAGTACCGCGCCCATGACGCGGTCGGATTGGCCGAGCTGGTCGCCCGGGGCGAAGTGCATGCGGCCGAACTGCTGCAGCTCGCGCTCGACCGCTGCGCCGAAGTCGATCCGGTGCTCGATCTCGTGAGCCTGCTGATGCCGGAGGTCGGCAAGGAACTCGCCGAGCGGCCCGGCACCGGACCGCTCGCGGGCGTGCCGTTCCTCATCAAGGATCTCGTCCAGGATTACGCCGGTTATCCGACCTCCGGGGGCACCGGACCGCTGCGCGCGGTGCGCGCCGAGCGGCACAGCACTGCCGTCGAGCGCTGGCTCGAGGCCGGTCTGGTGATCTTCGGTAAGACGACCACACCGGAATTCGGCAGCAAGGCGATCACCGAGACCCGGACATTCGGGGCGACTCGAAATCCGTGGGATCCGAACCGCACCCCGGGCGGGTCGTCGGGCGGTTCGGCGGCCGCGGTCGCCGCGGGCATCGTGCCCGTCGCCGGCGCCAGCGATGGCGGCGGATCCATTCGAATCCCGGCCGGCTGCACCGGCCTGTTCGGACTCAAGGCGGGCCGGGGGCTGGTCTCGAGCGGACCGCTGTCCGGCGATCCGCTGTTCGGTGCGGTGTCGGAGGGTGTCATCTCCCGCAGTGTGCGCGACACCGCGGTCATGCTCGACATTCTGAGCCCGCCGGACCCGGGCGGGCCCTTCATGGTGGCGCGCCCCGAACGCCCGTTCCGCGAGGCCGTCACCGAGCTGCCGCGCCGGCTGCGGATCGGCTTCACCCATGAGTCCCCCCAGGGCACACCGGTCGATCCCGAAGCGGTGCGGGCGGTCGAGGATATGGCTCACCTGCTCGAAAGCCTCGGTCACACAGTCGAACCCGCCGCACCGGTGATCGACGGCAAGCAGCTGGCGCTGGACTTCATGACCGTCTGGACCGCCTCGGCGGCCACCGAACTCGCACAGGCCTGCCGGATCACGGGGGCCTCCCCCGCCGATTTCGATATCGACACCCAGGTACTCGCGGCGGTCGGCCGCGCCGTCCCCGCCACGGATCTGATGACGGCGCACGGGCGCTGGAACACCTACACCCGATCACTCGGCGAATTCCACTCGACCTACGACCTACTGCTGACCCCGACCCTGGCCGAACCGGCGCTGCGCATCGGCCAGAACCGCACGCCCGCCATCGCGGACACACTGCTGCCGCCACTGCTCCGGCTGGGCGCGGGAAAGCTGCTGTCCCGCACCGACTTCTATGTCGACCTGATCACCGCGAATCTGTCGGCCGTGCCCTTCACCCAGCTGGCCAATATCACCGGCCGTCCGGCGATGAGCGTCCCCAGCTACTGGACCGAGACGGGCCTGCCCCTGGGCACCCAGTTCGTGGGCCCGCCGTCCAGCGAATACCTGCTCCTGCAGCTGGCCGCCGAAATCGAAAGCGCCCGGCCGTGGTTCGAGCGGGTCCCGGCGGACAGCCTGCTACAGAAGGCGGCTCGCTAG
- a CDS encoding TetR/AcrR family transcriptional regulator: protein MRVPDKLPAVTAKKIDGRTLRFQHRRPELLAAATEYVLDNGIHDLSLRPVAQALGVSHATLIRHFDTKDALLVEILDRIRTDFEERLLSEEIRRVDSAADLLRAAWRHLCRPREQRQFLILFELVATAARTPDHPASRLVTDWLTVIERELVRYHWPAETTSRTATFILAQIRGLQLDLITTGDRRRVDEAFETTVELLTGG from the coding sequence ATGCGTGTACCCGATAAGCTGCCCGCGGTGACCGCGAAGAAGATCGACGGCCGAACGCTGCGCTTTCAGCATCGCCGTCCGGAGCTGCTGGCCGCCGCCACCGAATACGTGCTCGACAACGGCATTCACGATCTCTCCCTCCGCCCGGTCGCCCAGGCCCTCGGGGTCAGTCACGCCACGCTGATCCGGCACTTCGATACCAAGGATGCGCTGCTCGTCGAAATCCTGGACCGGATCCGGACCGATTTCGAGGAGCGACTGCTGTCGGAGGAGATTCGCCGCGTCGATTCGGCCGCCGACCTGCTGCGTGCCGCCTGGCGGCATCTGTGCCGGCCCCGTGAACAGCGCCAGTTCCTGATCCTGTTCGAACTGGTGGCCACCGCCGCCCGCACTCCCGACCACCCGGCGTCCCGGCTGGTCACCGACTGGCTCACGGTCATCGAGCGTGAGCTGGTGCGCTATCACTGGCCTGCCGAAACCACTTCCCGCACAGCCACTTTCATCCTCGCGCAGATCCGGGGTCTGCAGCTCGATCTCATCACCACCGGCGATCGCCGCCGCGTGGACGAGGCCTTCGAGACCACCGTCGAATTGCTGACCGGCGGGTAG
- a CDS encoding enoyl-CoA hydratase-related protein, which translates to MAEFVTVDRGVAEGVAVLRIARPPMNLIDLQVALEVQAAAEQIAADPAIAAVVVYGDERVFSAGDEMAELARFGPEQAQAVVADLQAALSSLAKVPQPTVAAISGYALGAGLELALGADRRIIGDNVKLGLPQIKAGLIPVAGIRRLSLLVGPSHAKDLVYSGRFVDAKEAAKIGLVDEVVAPDDVFQAALRWARQFAGSPALALAAAKRVFEAGTHGHDRARTEWVALFGTEDQQVGTRSYLADGPGSARFVGR; encoded by the coding sequence GTGGCCGAATTCGTAACCGTGGACCGGGGTGTGGCGGAGGGCGTTGCCGTCCTCCGGATCGCTCGCCCGCCGATGAATCTGATCGATCTGCAGGTGGCCCTGGAGGTTCAGGCCGCCGCCGAGCAGATCGCGGCGGACCCGGCCATTGCGGCGGTGGTCGTCTACGGCGATGAGCGGGTGTTCTCGGCCGGTGATGAGATGGCCGAATTGGCGCGGTTCGGTCCCGAGCAGGCGCAGGCGGTGGTCGCGGATCTGCAGGCGGCCCTGAGCAGTCTGGCCAAGGTGCCGCAGCCGACCGTCGCGGCCATCAGCGGTTACGCGCTGGGCGCGGGACTGGAACTGGCGCTGGGCGCGGACCGTCGGATTATCGGCGACAACGTGAAACTGGGCCTGCCGCAGATCAAGGCCGGACTGATTCCGGTCGCCGGAATCCGCCGGCTGAGTCTGCTCGTCGGCCCCTCGCACGCGAAGGATCTGGTCTACAGCGGCCGCTTCGTGGATGCGAAGGAAGCCGCGAAGATCGGCCTGGTCGACGAGGTGGTCGCGCCCGACGATGTGTTCCAGGCGGCCCTGCGCTGGGCCCGGCAGTTCGCCGGCAGTCCGGCCCTCGCGCTCGCCGCGGCCAAGCGCGTCTTCGAGGCCGGGACGCACGGCCACGATCGCGCCCGCACCGAATGGGTCGCGCTGTTCGGCACCGAAGATCAGCAGGTTGGAACACGTTCTTATTTGGCGGACGGCCCGGGCTCGGCCCGATTCGTGGGCCGATAA
- a CDS encoding class I SAM-dependent methyltransferase — protein sequence MTVRPEDPAPNPHATEAQVQAAYSDNKLAQVLYHDWEAETYDDKWSISYDERCIEYARGRFDAVVPDAQLPYERALELGCGTGFFLLNLMQGGVAKRGSVTDLSPGMVKVATRNGQNLGLDVDGRVADAETIPYEDDTFDLVVGHAVLHHIPDVELALKECLRVLKPGGRFVFAGEPTTIGNIYARRLGQATWKVTTEITKLPFLSDWRRPQSELDESSRAAALEAVVDLHTFDPSDLESMARSAGAVEVKAETEEFAAALWGWPVRTFEAAVPEEKLTVRYRMAQYKAWLGLSWLDEKVMRHVVPRQFFYNAMITGVKPGNSAK from the coding sequence ATGACCGTTCGTCCTGAAGACCCCGCGCCCAACCCGCACGCCACCGAGGCGCAGGTCCAGGCCGCGTATTCCGACAACAAGCTCGCGCAGGTCCTCTACCACGACTGGGAAGCGGAGACCTACGACGACAAATGGTCCATCTCCTATGACGAGCGTTGTATCGAGTACGCGCGCGGTCGCTTCGACGCGGTGGTGCCGGATGCGCAGCTGCCGTACGAGCGGGCTCTCGAACTCGGTTGTGGCACCGGCTTCTTCCTGCTGAACCTCATGCAGGGTGGCGTTGCCAAGCGGGGTTCCGTCACGGACCTGTCCCCGGGCATGGTCAAGGTCGCCACCCGCAATGGCCAGAACCTGGGCCTGGATGTGGACGGCCGCGTCGCCGACGCCGAGACCATCCCGTACGAGGACGACACCTTCGACCTTGTTGTCGGTCACGCGGTGCTGCACCACATTCCCGATGTGGAACTGGCGCTCAAGGAATGCCTGCGCGTACTCAAGCCCGGCGGCCGTTTCGTCTTCGCCGGCGAACCGACCACCATCGGCAATATCTACGCGCGCCGCCTGGGCCAGGCCACCTGGAAGGTGACCACCGAGATCACCAAGCTGCCGTTCCTGTCCGATTGGCGTCGCCCGCAGTCGGAGCTGGACGAGTCCTCCCGCGCCGCCGCGCTCGAGGCCGTCGTGGATCTGCACACCTTCGATCCCTCCGACCTGGAGTCGATGGCTCGCAGTGCGGGCGCGGTCGAGGTCAAGGCCGAGACCGAGGAATTCGCCGCCGCTCTCTGGGGCTGGCCGGTGCGTACCTTCGAGGCCGCCGTGCCCGAGGAGAAGCTGACCGTCCGCTACCGGATGGCGCAGTACAAGGCGTGGCTGGGCCTGAGCTGGCTGGACGAGAAGGTCATGCGCCATGTCGTTCCGCGCCAGTTCTTCTACAACGCCATGATCACCGGCGTGAAGCCCGGCAATTCCGCCAAGTAA
- a CDS encoding class I SAM-dependent methyltransferase, with product MGYAFPRDDIAYLGSAAATAALTEVGAFALTPASLLADLDKVRRTHGDRTAALVETVRLRRRATAKLAGAEQWLFTDDALQQATPSAVARHRATRLAGRTVHDVTCSIGAELAELARVCPAVIGSDLDDVRLAIAAHNLGVAALGSGARTAVPTDAGGPQGRNVLLVKADALRPCSTAEVVIADPARRADGRRTHDPAKLQPPLPDLLSAYAGRDLAVKCAPGLDFDRLGWAGEIEVASLDGAVREACLWSPGLAESGVTRRATVLSSTRAPEVLTDADPDEIPERDPGAFIVDPDGAIVRSGLVRHYAAKHGLWQLDPRIAYLTGDTVPEGVRGFRILDRMDFREKPLRAELHRRDCGPLEILTRGVDLDPDALRARLKPRGKQPHTLVVTRVGSAATVFLCATT from the coding sequence GTGGGCTACGCCTTCCCTCGTGACGATATCGCCTACCTGGGCAGCGCGGCCGCCACGGCCGCGCTGACCGAGGTCGGCGCCTTCGCTCTCACCCCCGCGTCGCTGCTGGCGGATCTGGACAAGGTCCGCCGCACGCACGGTGATCGGACCGCGGCCCTGGTCGAGACGGTCCGGCTGCGCCGCCGCGCCACCGCCAAACTGGCGGGAGCCGAGCAGTGGCTCTTCACCGATGACGCGCTGCAGCAGGCGACACCCTCCGCCGTGGCCCGGCACCGCGCCACTCGTCTGGCCGGTCGGACCGTGCACGACGTAACCTGTTCCATCGGTGCGGAACTCGCCGAATTGGCGCGGGTCTGCCCGGCTGTGATCGGCAGCGACCTGGATGATGTTCGGCTCGCTATTGCCGCGCACAACCTCGGTGTGGCCGCGCTGGGCTCCGGCGCCCGCACCGCCGTGCCGACTGATGCGGGTGGCCCACAGGGGCGAAATGTGTTGCTGGTCAAGGCCGATGCGCTGCGGCCGTGCAGCACCGCCGAGGTGGTAATCGCCGATCCCGCCCGCCGGGCCGACGGCCGCCGCACCCACGATCCGGCCAAACTGCAACCGCCGCTGCCGGATCTGCTGTCCGCCTACGCCGGTCGTGATCTGGCCGTGAAGTGCGCTCCCGGACTGGATTTCGACAGGCTGGGCTGGGCGGGCGAGATCGAGGTGGCCTCGCTCGACGGCGCGGTGCGGGAGGCCTGCCTGTGGTCACCCGGACTGGCGGAATCCGGCGTGACCCGCCGTGCCACGGTGCTCTCCTCCACCCGTGCCCCCGAGGTTCTCACCGACGCCGATCCGGACGAGATTCCCGAGCGGGACCCCGGCGCGTTCATAGTCGACCCCGACGGTGCGATCGTCCGGTCCGGCCTGGTCCGCCACTACGCCGCGAAACACGGTCTGTGGCAATTGGACCCGCGCATCGCCTATCTGACCGGCGACACCGTCCCCGAGGGCGTGCGCGGCTTCCGCATTCTCGACCGAATGGACTTCCGCGAGAAGCCCTTACGCGCCGAGCTGCACCGTCGCGACTGCGGACCGCTCGAGATCCTCACCCGTGGCGTGGATCTCGACCCCGATGCGCTCCGCGCCCGCCTCAAGCCCCGAGGTAAACAGCCGCACACGCTGGTTGTCACCCGCGTCGGCAGCGCGGCCACGGTCTTCCTCTGCGCCACAACCTGA
- a CDS encoding SMP-30/gluconolactonase/LRE family protein: protein MTTIELPSEGTRMFRLTRLRFAAPAALLLTLAACSNDTDAAPAATSPATHISTAYELPDAQAYPESIAADARSGAIYVSSFLDGAVYRATPGTQQAEVFLPAGTDGRQTANGVKVDAAGRLWVIDHTHGVAVYDTGTRALIARFDVREAQPFVNDLAITADGTVYLTDSVRPVIYRITPQQFDDAVAHGGRADLSAFSDLGSAKDAAAQNPMTLNGLVADPAGRYLLAVDMPNGALYRVAPNGQTSEVSLHGGTMVDGDGLELRGDTLWVVHNKSDAISRWRITDDGANAELQQRVTDPALDIPTSIVHVGDHALVSISQFDKNGPYGAGTPGPFTVAAVDGI from the coding sequence GTGACCACTATCGAACTGCCATCGGAAGGCACCCGCATGTTCCGCCTGACACGACTCCGATTCGCCGCGCCTGCCGCACTGCTGCTCACACTGGCGGCCTGTTCGAATGACACGGATGCCGCTCCCGCCGCGACTTCGCCCGCCACACACATCAGCACCGCCTATGAACTGCCCGACGCGCAGGCTTACCCGGAAAGCATTGCGGCAGATGCGCGTAGCGGGGCGATTTATGTGAGCTCCTTCCTCGACGGTGCGGTCTACCGGGCCACACCCGGCACACAGCAGGCCGAGGTCTTCCTGCCCGCCGGTACCGATGGCAGGCAGACCGCCAACGGGGTGAAGGTCGATGCCGCGGGGCGGCTGTGGGTCATCGACCACACGCACGGAGTCGCGGTGTACGACACCGGGACTCGCGCGCTCATCGCCCGCTTCGATGTGCGAGAGGCGCAGCCGTTCGTGAACGATCTGGCCATCACCGCGGATGGCACCGTCTACCTGACCGACAGCGTGCGACCGGTGATCTATCGCATCACGCCGCAGCAGTTCGATGACGCGGTCGCACACGGGGGCCGCGCCGACCTGTCCGCCTTCAGCGATCTCGGTTCCGCGAAAGACGCTGCGGCCCAGAACCCCATGACTCTCAATGGCCTCGTCGCCGATCCGGCGGGCCGCTATCTACTCGCGGTCGATATGCCCAATGGCGCTCTGTATCGGGTGGCACCGAACGGGCAGACTTCCGAGGTGAGCCTGCACGGCGGCACTATGGTGGACGGCGACGGCCTGGAATTGCGCGGCGACACGCTCTGGGTGGTGCACAACAAGAGTGATGCCATCAGCCGCTGGCGCATTACCGATGACGGGGCGAATGCCGAACTGCAGCAGCGTGTCACGGATCCAGCGCTGGATATCCCCACCTCCATCGTGCACGTGGGAGACCATGCGCTGGTGTCCATCTCGCAGTTCGACAAGAACGGGCCGTACGGCGCCGGCACTCCGGGGCCCTTCACCGTGGCTGCCGTGGACGGTATCTAG
- a CDS encoding MarR family winged helix-turn-helix transcriptional regulator — translation MPASERLGSYIKRAEQALQGAKNPALKPAGVTVPQYAALFVLSSNPGISAAALARECGVTPPTMNTILANLQDRALITRTPHAWHKNVLETRLTDTGEQTLRDADHRAVRVERALAEEFTAAERKALAELLERAATRLDSIRPE, via the coding sequence ATGCCCGCCTCCGAGCGCCTGGGTTCCTACATCAAGCGCGCCGAACAGGCCCTTCAGGGCGCGAAGAACCCCGCCCTCAAACCCGCGGGCGTCACCGTCCCCCAATACGCCGCCCTCTTCGTCCTGAGCTCCAACCCCGGCATCTCCGCCGCCGCCCTGGCCCGCGAATGCGGCGTCACCCCACCCACCATGAACACCATCCTGGCCAACCTCCAAGACCGCGCCCTCATCACCCGCACCCCCCACGCCTGGCACAAGAACGTCCTCGAAACCCGCCTCACCGACACCGGCGAACAAACCCTCCGCGACGCCGACCACCGCGCAGTCCGAGTAGAACGCGCCCTGGCCGAAGAATTCACCGCCGCCGAACGCAAAGCCCTGGCGGAGCTACTGGAACGCGCCGCCACCCGCCTCGACTCGATCCGCCCCGAATAG
- a CDS encoding outer membrane protein assembly factor BamB family protein, with protein sequence MRSGRRQTGRDQQGPRIGHTRDRRGPSWLGPVSRVFALAAVGVLALSACGSTTVDDIKVGSGRGWPVAFHDARNSATSPVTGSRSLALSWSRPVGGPLAQPAMVGPEGQVVVTTRTDSCDIFSFLMPTGRKRFCNPMGISAIEGGAAIDGATNIYVGDDGGVNAFNNLGQPRWRTPAAGVPVSVQFTGDGNVLSVTQFGQVDVLSRQTGNRQVSTFQLLGEPDFLAHPDLPRPPDFSGLDDCATGGPQCPVANVSAVDEKSGRFYATVWRPGEGTADLVALTYSGKEIKRDWSAEMLTGGSATSPTLSPDGSTLYVGDNTNRLLAVDTSNGRTKWVQDLGFPARGAISAADGLLIPAGDDGHLMAIRDNGDSAEIAWERKDLALRGHPVQTAGDTGYTVAPIGDNLNLVTFDTHSGATVDSHELPGAQGSTAGTTIGPDGQVVVATRIGELFVFKPTKK encoded by the coding sequence GTGCGAAGCGGCAGGCGGCAGACCGGACGTGACCAGCAGGGACCGCGCATCGGTCATACCCGGGATCGCCGCGGGCCGTCCTGGCTGGGGCCGGTGTCGCGAGTCTTCGCGCTGGCGGCGGTCGGAGTACTCGCGCTGAGCGCCTGCGGCAGCACCACGGTCGACGACATCAAGGTCGGATCGGGCCGGGGGTGGCCGGTCGCCTTCCACGATGCCCGCAATAGTGCGACCAGTCCGGTCACCGGATCCCGATCCCTCGCACTGAGCTGGTCGCGACCGGTCGGCGGACCGCTGGCACAGCCGGCCATGGTCGGCCCGGAGGGGCAGGTGGTGGTCACCACCCGCACCGATTCCTGCGATATCTTCTCGTTCCTCATGCCGACCGGGCGCAAGCGGTTCTGTAATCCCATGGGGATCAGCGCCATCGAGGGCGGGGCGGCCATCGACGGCGCCACCAATATCTATGTCGGCGACGACGGCGGTGTGAACGCGTTCAATAATCTCGGACAGCCGCGCTGGCGTACCCCCGCCGCCGGGGTTCCGGTGTCGGTGCAGTTCACCGGTGACGGAAATGTGCTGTCGGTGACCCAGTTCGGGCAGGTCGACGTGCTGAGCCGGCAGACCGGCAACCGCCAGGTCTCCACCTTCCAACTGCTCGGCGAACCCGATTTCCTGGCCCATCCGGATCTGCCCCGGCCGCCGGACTTCTCCGGCCTGGACGACTGCGCCACCGGCGGCCCGCAGTGCCCGGTCGCGAATGTGTCAGCGGTGGACGAGAAGTCGGGCCGGTTCTACGCCACCGTCTGGCGGCCCGGTGAGGGCACCGCCGATCTTGTCGCGCTGACCTACAGCGGCAAAGAGATCAAGCGCGACTGGAGCGCCGAAATGCTCACCGGCGGCAGCGCCACCAGCCCCACCCTCTCCCCCGACGGCTCCACCCTCTACGTGGGCGACAACACCAATCGGCTACTGGCCGTGGACACCTCGAACGGCCGCACCAAATGGGTTCAGGACCTTGGCTTCCCGGCCCGCGGCGCCATATCCGCCGCCGACGGCCTGCTCATCCCCGCCGGGGACGACGGCCACCTGATGGCCATTCGCGATAATGGCGACAGCGCCGAAATCGCCTGGGAGCGCAAGGATCTCGCCCTGCGCGGCCACCCCGTCCAAACCGCCGGCGACACCGGCTACACCGTCGCCCCCATAGGCGACAACCTCAACCTCGTCACCTTCGACACCCACTCCGGCGCCACCGTCGACTCCCACGAACTCCCCGGCGCCCAGGGCAGCACCGCAGGCACCACCATCGGCCCCGACGGCCAGGTCGTCGTCGCCACCCGCATCGGCGAACTCTTCGTCTTCAAGCCCACCAAGAAGTAA